In one Bacillus thuringiensis genomic region, the following are encoded:
- the prpE gene encoding bis(5'-nucleosyl)-tetraphosphatase PrpE, whose product MKYDIIGDIHGCFQEFQNLTEKLGYNWSSGLPVHPDQRKLAFVGDITDRGPHSLRMIEIVWELVIHKKEAYYAPGNHCNKLYRFFLGRNVTVAHGLETTVAEYEALPSHKQNIIKEKFITLYEQSPLYHILDEKRVIVCHAGIRQDYIGRQDKKVQTFVLYGDITGEKHADGSPVRRDWAQEYKGQAWIVYGHTPVAEPRFINQTVNIDTGAVFGGKLTGLRYPEMETISVPSSLPFVAEKFRPIS is encoded by the coding sequence ATGAAATATGACATTATAGGAGATATTCATGGATGCTTCCAAGAGTTTCAAAATTTAACGGAGAAGCTAGGATATAACTGGAGTAGCGGTCTACCAGTTCACCCTGACCAACGTAAACTTGCATTCGTTGGCGATATTACAGACCGTGGTCCTCATTCATTACGTATGATTGAAATTGTATGGGAACTTGTCATACATAAAAAAGAAGCTTATTACGCTCCTGGAAATCACTGTAATAAACTATATCGATTTTTCCTTGGGCGTAATGTAACAGTCGCTCACGGACTTGAAACAACTGTTGCTGAATATGAGGCACTTCCTTCTCATAAGCAAAACATTATAAAAGAAAAGTTTATCACTCTTTATGAACAATCACCGCTCTACCACATACTAGATGAAAAAAGAGTAATCGTATGTCACGCTGGAATTCGGCAAGATTACATAGGAAGACAAGATAAAAAAGTACAAACCTTTGTATTATATGGCGATATTACAGGAGAAAAGCATGCCGATGGCTCACCTGTCCGTCGCGATTGGGCACAAGAATACAAGGGACAAGCTTGGATTGTATATGGACATACACCAGTGGCAGAACCTCGATTCATCAATCAGACAGTCAATATTGATACTGGCGCTGTATTTGGTGGCAAATTAACCGGATTACGTTATCCTGAAATGGAGACTATCTCTGTCCCTTCTTCTTTACCTTTTGTAGCCGAGAAATTCCGTCCAATTTCATAA
- a CDS encoding peptidase G2 autoproteolytic cleavage domain-containing protein: MKKKSSKQKRKFSPLYLPMYGINNWCSIRAAAIEELEEQESSKKSKVKPTYVSLENAVMSRIIDRRKIKMQQKNKQLSNQDEQILHSNQTEEKTEENISVAVNKEVEPEIPAAIINKVKKIKEALASSNDIQIEKPLIIETPTPENTKVKRGGRYAYAEGLHSHAEGMAAHAEGLLTHAKGSFSHAEGSNSKATGHSSHSEGSETTAGGSYSHAEGKQTIALGEAAHAEGTATIANGSSSHAEGHHTSTAHFAGSHIMGRFGTAEEAYSWFIANGVNDTDHNIGAKWLAHNGEMYIEGASYNASGTDFAQMFETEDPTPIDVGYFVTFSSEEKIRLATSHDSFILGISSATPALIGNSGALSWQKRYKTDNFGKRQYVWTETEEIQPLLNTEWDPTCKYVARKDRAEWLPVGLIGQMLVRDDGTCEAHGYCRPNDNGIATKAESGFFVIKRTGENQILILFR, translated from the coding sequence ATGAAGAAAAAATCTTCTAAACAAAAAAGAAAATTTTCCCCTTTATATCTGCCCATGTACGGAATTAACAACTGGTGTAGTATTCGGGCTGCAGCGATAGAAGAACTGGAAGAACAAGAGTCATCAAAAAAAAGCAAAGTAAAACCAACATATGTCTCTTTAGAAAATGCTGTGATGAGCCGCATAATCGATCGCAGAAAAATAAAGATGCAACAAAAAAATAAACAGCTTTCAAATCAAGATGAACAGATACTACATTCTAACCAAACAGAAGAAAAGACGGAAGAAAATATTTCTGTAGCAGTGAATAAAGAAGTGGAACCAGAAATTCCAGCTGCTATTATAAACAAAGTAAAAAAAATAAAAGAAGCATTAGCTTCATCGAATGATATACAAATTGAAAAACCGCTCATAATTGAGACACCTACACCTGAAAATACAAAAGTTAAAAGAGGCGGCCGATATGCATATGCGGAAGGGCTTCACTCTCATGCAGAGGGCATGGCAGCACATGCGGAAGGCTTATTAACACATGCAAAAGGTTCTTTCTCTCATGCAGAAGGATCAAACTCAAAAGCAACTGGACATAGTTCGCATAGTGAGGGAAGTGAAACGACAGCAGGCGGCTCTTATTCTCATGCAGAGGGTAAACAGACGATCGCTTTAGGCGAAGCAGCACACGCAGAAGGAACCGCAACTATCGCTAACGGATCCTCTTCTCATGCGGAAGGTCATCATACATCAACAGCTCATTTTGCAGGTAGCCATATTATGGGGCGCTTCGGCACTGCAGAAGAAGCTTATTCTTGGTTTATTGCAAATGGTGTAAACGACACCGACCATAATATCGGTGCTAAATGGCTTGCCCATAATGGAGAAATGTACATTGAGGGCGCGTCTTACAATGCAAGCGGAACAGATTTTGCACAAATGTTTGAAACAGAAGATCCTACCCCTATTGATGTCGGTTATTTCGTTACATTTAGTAGCGAAGAAAAAATTCGGTTAGCTACTTCACACGATTCATTCATTTTAGGAATATCTAGTGCAACCCCTGCTCTTATAGGAAATAGCGGGGCTTTAAGTTGGCAAAAACGTTATAAAACAGATAACTTTGGAAAACGTCAATATGTATGGACGGAAACAGAAGAAATACAACCTCTTTTAAATACAGAATGGGATCCAACTTGCAAATATGTAGCAAGAAAAGATCGCGCCGAATGGCTTCCTGTCGGATTAATTGGACAAATGTTAGTACGTGATGACGGCACTTGCGAAGCACATGGATATTGTCGTCCAAATGACAATGGCATTGCTACAAAAGCCGAAAGTGGATTTTTCGTCATAAAGCGTACGGGTGAAAACCAAATTTTAATATTATTCCGCTAA
- a CDS encoding glycosyltransferase family 2 protein encodes MMNEKNPPLVSILIPTYNRPHYFKIALESALAQTYSNIEIIIGDDSTNDETATLIREQYLPNYKNITYIRNTPTLGQFHNDLMLIEKSNGEYINFLMDDDVFYKHKIQKMMAYFEQDSNKNLALVTSYRVRIDDYGNLIGDSHPTQRLYSEDTPLNGIFLGNWMLKGGHNIIGEPTTTLFRKKLLTEPFGTLKERQYSCSVDMASWISLLSKGNAIYISEPLSQFRYHAGQQIHNKLLQGCEDFTHLVITAKEYGFLQNTMDYRAALLSAYQWCKSSLKYYLHQLDIFPDAHVRLSHCLDIIIKELNN; translated from the coding sequence ATGATGAATGAAAAAAATCCACCTCTCGTTTCCATCCTTATTCCCACTTATAATCGGCCTCATTATTTCAAAATTGCTCTAGAAAGTGCATTGGCACAAACTTATTCAAATATTGAAATCATCATCGGAGATGATAGTACAAATGATGAAACAGCAACTTTAATACGCGAACAATACTTACCAAATTATAAAAATATAACATATATTCGAAATACCCCTACTCTAGGACAATTTCACAATGACCTTATGCTCATAGAAAAATCAAATGGTGAGTATATAAACTTTTTAATGGACGATGACGTGTTTTATAAGCATAAAATACAAAAAATGATGGCCTATTTTGAGCAAGATTCCAATAAAAATCTTGCTCTTGTTACTTCTTATCGAGTACGTATTGATGATTATGGAAATCTAATAGGTGATTCCCACCCAACACAAAGGTTATATAGTGAAGACACCCCATTAAACGGGATATTTTTAGGTAATTGGATGTTAAAGGGCGGGCACAACATTATCGGTGAGCCTACGACTACTTTGTTTCGAAAAAAATTACTCACTGAACCTTTTGGCACCCTTAAAGAGCGACAATATTCTTGTAGTGTTGATATGGCCTCATGGATTTCTTTACTTTCTAAAGGAAATGCAATATACATTTCTGAGCCTTTAAGTCAATTTCGCTACCATGCTGGACAACAAATACACAATAAGCTCCTTCAAGGTTGTGAAGATTTCACACACCTTGTTATAACAGCAAAAGAATATGGCTTTTTACAAAATACTATGGACTATAGAGCAGCTCTACTTAGTGCTTACCAATGGTGTAAAAGTTCCTTAAAATACTATCTTCATCAACTAGATATTTTTCCTGACGCACATGTACGTCTTTCCCATTGTTTGGATATAATTATTAAAGAGTTAAACAATTAA